The Miscanthus floridulus cultivar M001 chromosome 6, ASM1932011v1, whole genome shotgun sequence genomic interval gttcgttcctttgatttaccttacatagctttgctttaaaacattccgactgattgcacccgccttttcctatggttgCGAGCggccgagcctcacgggccacgccctGGGCTCATAAGGTTACAGCCTACGGGACAAATGGGTAGGTACGAGAAAggaagaaataaaaaacaaaattatgctaagggaaaactaaggaatgaaagggaacaagctcccccgaacggagcaactccatcacaaaaataaaaaccgattgcagtcattaaacaCACACACAAACGTTTTAcataggggctcccccacaaacttaaactttttacgtttactaactacttatattttgcaagctattGGACCAGCCCGGCGGTATCTGCTGACGGCGCGACCGACGAAGGCGTAGGTTGCTCACTCCCCGGTGGCACGACGTTCGGCTCGATCGGGGCCAAGGCAACGTTCCCCTCGAACCAAGCTCTGTGCTATCCGCAGGCTCGGAAGcgtcctccccacgcatgcttcgggccatgtcttcatggcgaacgtccatcacccacttggCGGAGACTTGCTCCGACACCGACCgcacgtgcggcagcaagctctccccgatcgactggatgtcctccatgtttaggccttcagcatacccactgcagatagtggcgaagtccagaTTCGGGTGGTGCgttgccaccgaggtcagcacccccgacaccCCGTAAAATAGCccgctcctgacaaggtccttgaccgcGTCCGGGACCTCCGCATCAaggtccccctcgagagcacgtcgctcttcacgggCCTTGGCCAGCTCCTCCACATTCTAGCTGATGGTCGCCTTGGTTGTCTCCAGGTCTTGCTCCAGCGtcttcaccttttcacccaactctggaagaagggcgacaagctcagaaacaggctaaGGAAACCAACGCAACGACAAACAAAAAAAAGAGGCACGTACCAACACGGGAGTTCTCAAGGGCAGAGAATTCCTCTGCCTATCGAGCCACCCACGCACACAGCCGGGCGTTCGCCTCCTTCGTCTCCATCACCCGGCCCCGAAGTGCAAGCACCTCCTGGTCCACCTCCGATCGGGCCCTCTGCTCCGCCTCTAGGGCCTTCCTTGCCGACTCCAGGGCGACCCGCTCCGACGCCAAAGCACTCCGCTCCGGCTCAAGGGCCGCTAAGGCCTCTTGAAGCGCCACCTCGGTGCTCATCAGGGATGCCCGCAACCCTGCCTCAGTCTTTGCCTGGCGTGCTTTcgtcgcctcgagcccttgctcggcggcaGTCTCCCGCTCCGCTGCACACTGCCACTCCGCCCGCGCCGTGGCTGCCTTGGccgcccggtcctaggactcatggTGAGCGAACTCTACTCGACGCTCGAGCTTAGCCATCTAGGCGTATTCCGCCCGGAGGAATtaagacttgcgggacgacatcttccttatatcctacgaaaaacaagcatgctaaaaataaccgacgaaagattcaaaggacaagtaccagaaactcacctccgcggcgAGCTGCAGGTCACCCTCAACCAACTACTAAGCGAACTGAGCCTGCTTCTGGGCGCTTTTAAGCTTCGCGGATAGcttggtgagctcggacaccgtggcatgcccttgccccccaaaatgtcccagagctgacgctcccaggaatcccggaggatgaaccgtgccttcgatgggtcctcagggcagggccactctaggtcaccctccagcGAACCACCGGAGGGCCTAGCCTCCAACTAGACCACCGCCTGCTCCCGCGGTgacaccgccagctcccgcggcGACACTGGCAGCTCTGCCGCGACATCCGCCTCGTCGTCAGACGAGATGTCCATCACCTCATTTGCGTGGAACGCCGCTAGGCGTCCTAACTCCGTCCTGGCCGCACTTCCCTCCGGCGCCTTTGGCTTCGACGGCAAGGATAagccgtgcggccctccacccgGTGAGATAGGGAGCTCACCCTCCCTCGTCTCTTCCACCGCGACCGGCGGAGGAGGGGCCACGAGAGTTACCTCCGACGCAACCCCCGCCATTAGcaccgggatcgccgccaacaccgaCACCGCCACTGCCGCCTTATCAACAGCCGACCCGGGGAGCACCACCCTCAAGAGGGAAGGCTTTGCCGCCGCCACCCTGCTGCCCCCTTCGCTCGCCGCGACACGctacagggtgggcctccaaatcTCCTGCACGGGGGTCGGAGCGACGCGCAACCCCAGCATCCCCCGGCCGCTAACAGAAAGTGCGGGTAAGTCACCCTCCGAAAAAGCTCAAACAACAGaaagaaaaacataccgggaGGTGAGCGGCACGACTCTGAAAGTAGAGCCCGATGTCGACGGGCCCGCAGGACGAGGACCGCTCCCAGGCagtgacccatgccccctcacttcagatgGAAGCGAAGTCATCCTGACCGGCTCCTTCCCGGCCTACGGGTCACTACGACCTCCGGCTCGAGACTCTCCGACTGGAGCAGCGGGCGGAGCGTCCTCCGACTGCAAGTCACGCGCTGTCTGGATGCCAGTATGCTCCTCAGACCGCCCGGACTGCTCGACCGCACCCACGGCAGGCAGGGCCTCCTCCGGCTACGAGCCAGGCATTGGCACTGGTCCCATCAGCGCACAAATGCCAGTCCGCTCCTCAGACCGCCCGGCTCGCTCAGCCACGTCCACCACAGGCAACGACGGAACCAGCGCGCCACTGAGGGGCGCGATGACCGTGTCTGCTTCGCCGCCCATTCACCGACGATGTCCGCACTTGCTGCGCGCTTCCTCGACACAGGAACCTCCACACGCCGCGTGACCTTCTGCTCCTCACCGGCGAACATCGCCACAGGGTCACGATGCTCCGCCGAGGTCACAGCCTCCCActgactctcctcctcatcaGAGAAGACCATGCCATCCAAATCCGTAGGATCATCCGACGTGAGTTCCGACTCAACGTCGCTCCTATGTTCCACGGCCCTCACACGCCGGGctacctccttcttcttctcttccttccgctgaacctccctggttctcttcttctttcgggTGTCTGCCACCTCCTTCTAGGCGGCCTACTGGGCCCTGCCCTctggtcccttaggaaggtgtgGCTGGGACTTGTACCTTTCAAGCCCCTATAGAACGGATGGCCCAGGATCAAGAAACaacaaaagcagaggaagaaacacGAACAAAATAAGGGATCATACCAGGTTGGACACGACCGAGGCATTGAACGGTATGGGTTCCCCACAACTGTATCCTTGGACCTCAAATGCAGCACCCGGTCAaggtgactctagacctcatcgtcTGGCATGTCCTCCGGTGACACACGGTCCGGGTCCGACCGGCCACCGTACATCCATATCGGTCgcatcctctccgccaacggcacAACCCGGTGgcagaagagggtgtggaacacccgcaccccgtcaAGGCCGAGCCTTACGAGCTTCTGCAGCTCCTCCTCGAttacctccaccttgtgcctctctgtgcgggcacaaccccacgaccaacttttctgcttcaccggcctcccaccggtgaacgtTGGAAACGGCGCCTCCGCCAGATTCTAGaggtaaaaccactccccatgccatccccgaTTGGAGTCACATGGGATGTACGTGGGATACAAACCTCCCACGCTTGGCTTCCTCTACAGGGCGAACCCCCCACCGGTGTGGTCTTGACTAAATTCCCCGTCGTCATAGCTCTCCCAGAGAAGAAAAGCCAGAAgagatccacgtgcggctccatcccaaggaaagcctcgcagatggtgatgaaaccagcgatgtgcagcacccccgttggattgaggtgctataggtccaaaccccactcattgaggagcccacgcaggaaccagtgcacggggtatcctaatccacgctcatgaaaggtaaggaaagaaaccacctcgtcgggacaaggttgcgggaactcctccctcccggagaccctctagtgcaccacctcctacgatggtagaaaccccttcatgacgaAAGCCTCCAGCATCGATGTCCTCAcggtggatgacctctagtccgACTTTTCGGTGAGtttctctcttctccctcgctatcTCCCCTTTCTTCCCTAGAAACCTCCGCGGCTCTCAGGAacactcacgacaaaaaggaagagagaaggcggtgGTAGATGAAGAATAGGCAAAAGAACGgaacgaaaaccctctcccttctcctacttaaggaaaagggaacaacgGTTAGGGAAGGACACGCCGATCGGGGAAGCCGGAATGATGGAGCGAGAatttctctcttttccatttaatgcagataagacgtgccctgaccgatgagacgtgctcTACCCGacggaacggctcctgatcagaagggacgtggcctggccatggcccac includes:
- the LOC136461148 gene encoding nucleoporin NSP1-like encodes the protein MSITSFAWNAARRPNSVLAALPSGAFGFDGKDKPCGPPPGEIGSSPSLVSSTATGGGGATRVTSDATPAISTGIAANTDTATAALSTADPGSTTLKREGFAAATLLPPSLAATRYRVGLQISCTGVGATRNPSIPRPLTESAGKSPSEKAQTTERKTYREVSGTTLKVEPDVDGPAGRGPLPGSDPCPLTSDGSEVILTGSFPAYGSLRPPARDSPTGAAGGASSDCKSRAVWMPVCSSDRPDCSTAPTAGRASSGYEPGIGTGPISAQMPVRSSDRPARSATSTTGNDGTSAPLRGAMTVSASPPIHRRCPHLLRASSTQEPPHAA